A part of Lactobacillus sp. ESL0700 genomic DNA contains:
- a CDS encoding UDP-N-acetylglucosamine 1-carboxyvinyltransferase — MKQMIIHGGKPLQGDVWIGGAKNSTVALIPASILSRTPVTLEGVPRIADVDNLMDLLSEMDVVSDFHETTLHINPVNIKMSPLPSGKIKSLRASYYFMGALLGRFGKAVVGFPGGDDIGPRPIDQHIKGFEALGACVKNENDQITIKSPASGLHGATIHLKMPSVGATMNIIMASVTAHGQTVIDNAAKEPEIIDLATFLNNMGAVIRGAGTDTIRIEGVEQLRAQTPHTIIPDRIEAGTYISLAGCVGNGIRIHNIIEEHLDSYLAKVEEMGVVIDADEDSLFVYPAGELRMTQIKTGAYPGFATDLQQPVTPLLLTAKTGEGVIIDRIYPKRIGHIEQLRKMGADIKAEDNIILVHPTEHLHGATVAAGEIRAGACLMIAGLMADGTTVINNAGNILRGYDRVQEKLRLLGADVTIQDVPEK, encoded by the coding sequence ATGAAGCAAATGATAATTCATGGTGGAAAGCCCCTGCAGGGTGATGTCTGGATCGGTGGCGCTAAGAACTCAACGGTAGCACTGATTCCAGCATCGATTTTGTCGCGTACACCAGTAACCTTGGAAGGTGTTCCAAGGATTGCTGACGTTGACAACTTAATGGATCTACTGAGTGAGATGGATGTTGTGAGTGACTTTCACGAAACGACATTGCACATCAACCCAGTAAACATTAAGATGAGCCCATTGCCAAGCGGTAAGATTAAGAGTTTGCGCGCTTCCTATTATTTTATGGGCGCACTACTCGGCCGCTTTGGTAAGGCTGTTGTGGGCTTCCCCGGTGGGGATGACATTGGGCCGCGTCCCATCGACCAGCATATTAAGGGCTTTGAAGCCTTAGGCGCATGTGTAAAAAATGAAAATGATCAAATAACAATTAAGTCTCCTGCAAGTGGACTTCATGGTGCAACAATTCACCTGAAGATGCCATCAGTCGGGGCAACAATGAATATTATTATGGCCAGTGTAACTGCGCATGGTCAAACGGTAATTGACAATGCTGCCAAAGAACCTGAAATTATTGATTTAGCAACTTTTCTCAATAATATGGGTGCTGTTATTCGTGGTGCTGGGACTGACACGATTCGAATTGAAGGGGTAGAGCAGCTGCGCGCGCAGACGCCGCATACAATTATCCCGGACCGAATCGAAGCTGGTACGTATATTTCGCTAGCTGGCTGTGTCGGTAATGGTATTCGAATCCATAACATCATTGAGGAACACCTCGATTCATACCTTGCTAAGGTTGAGGAAATGGGTGTAGTGATCGATGCCGATGAAGATTCGCTATTTGTTTATCCAGCTGGTGAGCTGCGGATGACGCAGATTAAGACGGGAGCTTATCCTGGATTTGCGACAGACTTGCAGCAGCCGGTGACGCCGCTTTTGTTAACTGCAAAAACCGGTGAGGGTGTTATTATTGACCGTATTTATCCTAAGCGGATTGGCCACATTGAGCAGTTACGCAAGATGGGTGCTGATATTAAGGCCGAAGATAATATAATTTTAGTTCATCCAACTGAGCACTTGCACGGCGCGACAGTGGCAGCCGGAGAGATCCGTGCTGGCGCTTGCCTGATGATTGCTGGCTTGATGGCTGACGGAACAACTGTGATTAATAACGCGGGCAATATCTTGCGTGGATATGACCGTGTCCAAGAGAAACTTCGCTTGCTTGGTGCTGATGTTACCATTCAAGATGTACCAGAAAAATAA
- a CDS encoding C69 family dipeptidase, which yields MKQTECTTILVGKNASLDGSTMIARSEDGGRTIIPEGFEVITPDKQPKHYESVISHQKIDDDDLPANPLRYTSAPDVSGESGIWAAAGINSDNVAMTATETITTNSRIQGIDPLTAEGGLGEEDFVTLTLPYLHSALDGVKRVSYLLEKYGTYEMNGMAFADKDEIWYLETIGGHHWIARRIPDDAYVIAPNRLNIDEFHFGQDGFMASSDLEDLIAEYHLNPDREGYNMRHIFGSSTIKDAHYNNPRAWFVHNYFDPEFGGQPSDQDQPFICHANRKISIEDIEWVESSHYQDTPYDPYGTGTDAEKKTFRSIALNRNFETHILQVRNDVPAEFAGVQWLAFGPNSFNCMVPFYTNVSTTPASYQTGAKFDLNKIFWLNKLTAQLGDTNFKVYGELEADFEQKSQSECHFIQHQTDKKAKDLSGQELEDLLVEANQKMADQVYSNTIELLGNMVDEGHGLMTLKYDLLD from the coding sequence ATGAAACAAACAGAATGTACCACAATTTTAGTTGGTAAAAATGCTTCACTCGATGGCTCAACCATGATCGCACGTAGCGAGGATGGCGGTAGAACCATTATTCCTGAAGGATTTGAAGTTATTACTCCAGACAAGCAACCTAAGCACTACGAGAGTGTCATCAGCCACCAAAAGATTGACGATGACGACTTGCCAGCTAATCCATTACGCTACACTAGCGCTCCTGACGTGTCAGGCGAAAGCGGCATTTGGGCAGCTGCCGGAATTAATTCAGACAACGTTGCCATGACTGCTACTGAAACCATCACCACTAATTCTCGGATTCAAGGGATCGACCCATTAACTGCAGAAGGCGGCCTTGGTGAAGAAGACTTTGTCACTTTAACATTGCCATACCTTCATTCAGCTCTTGATGGTGTTAAGCGTGTCAGTTATTTACTAGAAAAATACGGCACTTACGAAATGAACGGCATGGCTTTTGCCGACAAGGATGAAATCTGGTACCTAGAAACTATCGGTGGCCACCACTGGATTGCACGTCGTATCCCTGACGATGCTTACGTGATTGCTCCTAACCGGTTAAACATTGACGAATTCCACTTTGGTCAAGATGGCTTCATGGCTTCTTCAGACTTGGAAGACTTAATCGCTGAATACCATTTAAATCCTGACCGTGAAGGTTACAATATGCGTCACATCTTTGGTAGTTCAACTATCAAGGATGCACATTACAACAATCCACGTGCATGGTTTGTTCACAACTACTTTGATCCAGAGTTTGGCGGTCAACCAAGCGATCAAGACCAACCATTCATCTGCCACGCTAACCGCAAGATTAGTATTGAAGACATCGAATGGGTTGAGAGTTCTCACTACCAAGACACGCCTTACGATCCTTATGGTACTGGTACTGATGCCGAAAAGAAAACTTTCCGGTCAATCGCACTTAACCGTAACTTTGAAACTCATATTTTACAAGTTAGAAATGACGTTCCTGCTGAATTTGCTGGTGTTCAATGGCTTGCCTTTGGACCAAATAGCTTCAACTGCATGGTGCCATTCTACACCAACGTTTCAACCACCCCTGCTAGCTACCAAACTGGTGCTAAGTTTGACCTGAACAAGATTTTCTGGTTGAACAAGTTGACAGCTCAACTCGGCGACACCAACTTTAAGGTTTATGGCGAGTTAGAAGCTGACTTTGAACAAAAGTCACAGTCAGAATGTCACTTTATCCAACACCAAACTGATAAAAAGGCTAAAGACTTATCTGGTCAAGAATTGGAAGACTTGCTTGTAGAAGCCAACCAAAAGATGGCTGACCAAGTTTATAGCAATACAATTGAACTTCTTGGCAACATGGTTGATGAAGGTCACGGTTTGATGACTTTGAAGTATGACTTGTTAGATTAG
- a CDS encoding CTP synthase yields MTKYIFVTGGVVSSLGKGITASSLGRLLKNRGLKVTMQKFDPYINIDPGTMNPYQHGEVFVTDDGTEADLDLGHYERIVDVRTSKYSNVTTGKIYKEVLEKERRGDYHGATVQVIPHITDMIKEKIMRAGITTDSDVVISEIGGTVGDIESTPFMEAIRQMRREVGEDNVMYIHCTLVPYLHAAQEMKTKPTQHSVAELRSIGIQPNMLVLRAEMPIDQEHKDKISNFTDVPVDRIIESINAPSLFDLPLAFQEQGMDQKVCDFLHLESPKPEADMEEWKKLDERAKNLKYTTKITLVGKYVELEDAYISVTDALQHAGYLYNTKIEVDKVQAEDVTEDNIADFMKDSDGLIVPGGFGSRGYEGMITAIKYARENDIPFLGVCLGMQLTTIEFARDVLGIKDANTGEVTPNGKHNVIDIMADKRDEENIGGTLRLGLYPATLKKGTKTAAAYDNQDVIQERHRHRYEFNNEYRDAFEKAGMTISGVSPDNHLVEVVEITKNKFFVAAQYHPEFLSRPQRPEGLYKAFIGAASGLPAEKF; encoded by the coding sequence AAAGGAATCACCGCTTCAAGTCTTGGACGTCTGCTTAAGAACCGCGGTTTAAAAGTAACCATGCAAAAGTTTGATCCATATATTAACATTGACCCGGGAACAATGAACCCATACCAACACGGCGAAGTCTTCGTTACCGATGATGGTACGGAAGCTGACCTTGACTTAGGTCACTATGAGCGGATTGTGGATGTGCGCACCAGCAAGTATTCCAACGTCACTACCGGTAAGATTTACAAGGAAGTTTTGGAAAAAGAACGCCGCGGCGACTACCACGGTGCGACAGTTCAAGTAATTCCGCATATTACTGACATGATTAAGGAAAAGATTATGCGCGCCGGAATTACGACAGATTCTGACGTTGTTATTTCTGAAATCGGTGGGACAGTTGGTGATATTGAATCAACACCATTCATGGAAGCAATTCGGCAAATGCGTCGTGAAGTCGGCGAAGACAATGTAATGTATATTCATTGTACATTGGTACCATATTTGCACGCTGCTCAAGAAATGAAGACCAAGCCAACACAGCATTCGGTTGCAGAATTGCGTAGCATTGGGATTCAACCTAACATGCTAGTATTGCGTGCAGAAATGCCAATCGACCAAGAACACAAGGATAAGATTTCTAACTTTACCGATGTTCCTGTTGACCGGATTATTGAATCAATTAACGCGCCATCATTATTCGACCTGCCACTTGCCTTCCAAGAGCAAGGCATGGACCAAAAAGTCTGCGATTTCTTACACCTTGAGAGTCCTAAGCCAGAAGCTGACATGGAAGAATGGAAGAAGCTTGATGAACGTGCTAAGAATCTGAAGTACACAACCAAGATTACGTTAGTCGGTAAGTACGTTGAACTTGAAGATGCTTATATTTCCGTTACTGATGCTTTGCAACATGCTGGTTACCTGTACAACACCAAGATTGAAGTGGATAAGGTTCAAGCCGAAGATGTTACTGAAGACAACATTGCTGATTTTATGAAGGATTCAGATGGGTTAATTGTTCCCGGTGGCTTTGGCAGTCGGGGCTACGAAGGCATGATTACGGCAATTAAATATGCTCGTGAAAACGACATTCCGTTCCTTGGCGTTTGTTTGGGGATGCAATTAACCACAATTGAGTTTGCCCGTGACGTTTTAGGAATTAAGGATGCCAATACTGGTGAAGTAACGCCTAACGGTAAACACAATGTGATTGACATCATGGCTGACAAGCGTGATGAAGAAAACATCGGTGGAACTTTGCGTTTAGGTCTCTACCCAGCTACCTTGAAGAAGGGCACTAAGACGGCTGCTGCTTATGATAATCAAGATGTTATCCAAGAGCGTCACCGTCACCGTTACGAGTTTAACAATGAATATCGTGATGCCTTTGAAAAGGCCGGCATGACTATTTCTGGTGTTTCACCTGATAATCACTTGGTTGAAGTTGTCGAAATTACCAAGAACAAGTTCTTTGTTGCTGCTCAATACCACCCAGAGTTTTTGAGTAGACCACAAAGACCTGAAGGACTTTACAAAGCATTCATTGGTGCTGCCAGTGGTTTGCCAGCAGAAAAATTTTAA